In Lautropia mirabilis, one DNA window encodes the following:
- a CDS encoding arylesterase: MVTANPQRRQVLSWMAAPALLAALPWQAADAADTAESPVLMVLGDSLSAEYGLSRGEGWVALLEKRLAGDAALSRWKVVNASISGETTAGGLARLPQLLQQHRPALVVIELGGNDALRGLPLKASTDNLRQMVDAVQKAGGRAVLVGMQVPPNYGPAYARQFERMFRKVADETRSPLVPFLLEGFGDDPAWFQPDGIHPQARAHPRMLETVWTVLKDAM; the protein is encoded by the coding sequence ATGGTAACGGCTAACCCGCAGCGGCGGCAGGTGCTGTCATGGATGGCCGCGCCGGCGCTGCTGGCTGCCCTGCCCTGGCAGGCAGCTGATGCGGCAGACACGGCAGAAAGCCCTGTGCTGATGGTGCTCGGCGACAGCCTGTCGGCCGAATACGGCCTGTCGCGCGGCGAAGGATGGGTGGCGCTGCTGGAGAAGCGTCTGGCCGGTGATGCCGCCCTGTCACGCTGGAAGGTGGTCAACGCCAGCATCAGCGGCGAGACCACGGCAGGTGGCCTGGCCCGGCTGCCGCAGCTGCTTCAGCAGCATCGTCCGGCGCTGGTGGTCATCGAGCTGGGCGGCAATGACGCGCTGCGCGGCCTGCCGCTGAAGGCCTCCACCGACAACCTGCGGCAGATGGTGGACGCGGTGCAGAAGGCAGGCGGGCGCGCCGTGCTGGTGGGCATGCAGGTGCCGCCCAACTACGGGCCGGCTTATGCACGGCAGTTCGAGCGGATGTTCCGCAAGGTGGCCGACGAGACCCGTAGCCCCTTGGTGCCCTTCCTGCTGGAAGGCTTTGGCGATGACCCGGCCTGGTTCCAGCCCGACGGCATTCACCCGCAGGCGCGGGCGCATCCGCGCATGCTGGAGACCGTCTGGACGGTACTGAAAGACGCGATGTGA